DNA from Alphaproteobacteria bacterium:
ATAACCAGTGTAGTCAGATTGATAAGGGCGGCAATCACTTCGGCACGTTTATAGCCGAAGGTTTTTAGCTCATCAGCTGGCTTGCGACCAATCTTCCTTGCAAATAAAGCGATGCCCAATGAGGCTGCATCACTCAAATTATGCAGCGCATCGGCAATGAGCGATAAGCTACCCGATAGCACCCCGCCAATCACTTGTGCTACGGTGAGCAATACATTGACTCCAACGGCAGCGATCAGTTTGCCATCTCCCATATTCTCCGCGCCGTGATCGTGTCCTTTTCCCATTAGCTATTTACCCATTCCCATGCTTGTGTTGATTGATCGGTATGAAAGAAATGCATTTCAGCATCGAAAAAGAGGCTGGAAATTTTTGTTCCCCATTCTTCCCATTTTTTATCCCCGATAATCGCGGTCTTGCCATATTGGTTTTTATGTTTGGCATCAAATTTGATATCCTCCCACAACGCGCCCATCTCGAAGCCGGATAACCCCTCCAGATCAATATAAAAGCGTACAGTTTCATGCTGTTGCAACAGCGATTCTAACTGCGGCAATAGCTGCTCGTAATCTTTTTTGGTTACTGTGCCGCTAGCATTGATATGCACGACATTATTTTCATTAATAGGTTTGATACTAAGCATGGTTAGCCTCCTTAAACTTAGTGATTATTTTCTGTATGAATGCGGAAGGCATCTCGCCCGGCTTTAAAACCTTCCCATGCCACGTAGGGAACTATTGCAAGAGCTGCTACAGGATCAGCCCACCACCAGCCAAATGCTTCAACAAGCCCCAATCCAGTCAAAGTAACAATGGTTTGATACTGGCATATGAGCGTATCTTTTGCATCGTACTTAAGGGTTTTAGCTTCCAGTTTTTTGCCATAATGGTATTTACCCCACGCTAGAACCGGATTAACCAAAAGCGACAAAACAAGTATGCCGATTCCATATATCGAAAAAGATGGAGCAGTTTGCTCCAAAAATTTTGTGTAAACTTCATAAAGAATAAAGCAGACGACTATCCAAAATGCCGAAGATATAACGGCTAGTGCGATCTTTTTACGAAATCTGAGTGCTTCTGAAGAAATCTCTTTTTCTTCGCCTTTCAGACGCCAAATCATTGTTGCTGCGGAACCGGCTTCTACGGAACTATCCAGCCCCCAGCTGATTAAAGCAGAGCTTCCCGTTAATATGCCTGCCGTTACTGACACGATAACTTCGCAGATATTGTAGAGAAGACTCGCCGTTTCGACCCAGCGTCCTCTTTTTAAGAGCTTTTTTCTTTTTTCATCCTTCATTGTTCACTCTTTATTTTATGATATATTCTGCCGCCGATCACCTGCGCGGCGGTAAGCAGGACATTCACACCAACGGCAGCGATCAGCTTACCATCTCCCATATTTTCTGTGCCGTGATCGTGTGAATGTCCCATGATGTTCCTCCTTATTGGCTGTTATTGCCCATCCATTTGTTGTGCCATTTATTGTTGTGCATATCGCCCATGCCCATATCTTTGTGCATTTGCTGCATTTCTTTCATATGTTCCTGCATGGCGGGGCAATCATCATAATTACCGTTACACTCTTTTTCCATTTTATCCATCATATTGCCCATATTTTGGTGCATCTGGCGCATGGATTTCATGTGATCTTGCATAGACATATCGCTGCCATTGCCGTTCATCATCTGCATACACATCGGACAGCACATCATCATCGGTGCGTTGCCGCTATTTTGCATTTGCTGACCCATTGAGCTACTTTGCCCATTATTGGTTTGGGCATAGACCGCCAATGGTATGGCAAGCAATGCAAGGGCTAAAAAGCTGGTTATTTTCTTCATAATATTCTCCTTGATTGGTTTAGTTGGTTGGTTGTTGAAGGGATGACGTTTTAGCTTCACCAAGCGCGCTGAATAAAAGTAGCGCCACACCGATGAAGATA
Protein-coding regions in this window:
- a CDS encoding STAS/SEC14 domain-containing protein, producing the protein MLSIKPINENNVVHINASGTVTKKDYEQLLPQLESLLQQHETVRFYIDLEGLSGFEMGALWEDIKFDAKHKNQYGKTAIIGDKKWEEWGTKISSLFFDAEMHFFHTDQSTQAWEWVNS
- a CDS encoding cation transporter, with amino-acid sequence MKDEKRKKLLKRGRWVETASLLYNICEVIVSVTAGILTGSSALISWGLDSSVEAGSAATMIWRLKGEEKEISSEALRFRKKIALAVISSAFWIVVCFILYEVYTKFLEQTAPSFSIYGIGILVLSLLVNPVLAWGKYHYGKKLEAKTLKYDAKDTLICQYQTIVTLTGLGLVEAFGWWWADPVAALAIVPYVAWEGFKAGRDAFRIHTENNH
- a CDS encoding DUF4175 domain-containing protein, which translates into the protein MKKITSFLALALLAIPLAVYAQTNNGQSSSMGQQMQNSGNAPMMMCCPMCMQMMNGNGSDMSMQDHMKSMRQMHQNMGNMMDKMEKECNGNYDDCPAMQEHMKEMQQMHKDMGMGDMHNNKWHNKWMGNNSQ